The Streptococcus pantholopis genome has a segment encoding these proteins:
- the aroD gene encoding type I 3-dehydroquinate dehydratase gives MSTVTVENVVFGQGRPKIIVPIVEVSEAAILTAAKEAHDLDCDLVEWRIDWYDKVTQPGAVSALSKKVKEALAKPLLVTFRTKKEGGELELPEADYFTIYHDLLENGAADLLDLELFTDEDKVAETIAFAHEKGVKIVMCNHDFFATPSQTEIVSRLKAMDRKGGDICKIAVMPQTDADVLTLLAATAEAKKTIAKPLITMSMGALGMVSRVSGEVFGSAATFGAAKQASAPGQVPVGRLREILDTLKLAE, from the coding sequence ATGTCTACTGTTACTGTTGAAAATGTTGTTTTTGGCCAAGGAAGACCAAAGATTATTGTACCTATTGTAGAGGTTTCAGAGGCAGCTATTTTAACAGCTGCTAAGGAAGCTCATGACCTTGACTGTGATCTGGTCGAATGGCGGATTGATTGGTATGATAAGGTTACTCAGCCCGGAGCTGTATCAGCCCTTTCAAAAAAAGTGAAAGAGGCATTAGCTAAGCCGCTTCTTGTAACTTTTCGGACAAAAAAAGAAGGCGGCGAATTAGAACTGCCGGAAGCTGATTATTTTACTATTTACCATGATCTTTTAGAAAATGGTGCTGCAGACTTACTGGATCTTGAACTGTTTACTGATGAGGACAAGGTTGCTGAAACAATAGCATTTGCTCACGAGAAGGGCGTTAAAATCGTTATGTGCAACCATGATTTTTTTGCGACACCAAGTCAGACAGAAATTGTTTCTCGTTTAAAGGCCATGGATCGTAAGGGAGGAGATATCTGTAAAATTGCTGTAATGCCGCAAACCGATGCGGATGTTTTAACACTGTTAGCCGCAACAGCAGAAGCTAAGAAAACGATTGCTAAGCCGCTTATTACCATGTCTATGGGGGCTCTTGGAATGGTCAGCCGTGTTTCTGGTGAGGTCTTTGGTTCTGCTGCAACGTTTGGAGCTGCCAAGCAGGCTTCAGCTCCTGGTCAGGTACCGGTAGGACGCTTGAGGGAGATTCTGGATACTTTGAAATTAGCAGAATAA
- a CDS encoding MFS transporter, which translates to MEKKYFPTALALYINYIIHGIGVIIISQNTDALALQWHTDTAGVMTVVSMLGIGRLIAIVFSGYLSDLFGRKPFVFLGIASYVLYFLGLIYAPNITVAMILTVIAGIANSFLDSGTYPALMESFPKHAGTATVLIKAAVQIGQWILPWIIILASSLRMYQLSFYIAAVVLILNAFWIWKVPFPDEDAKAAKATDEAVPEETATVFKAKPNMFIEGAAFVVYGFISQATFYTISQFISAYAKEVAGMSNNAASLLLSYYSTGTLICVAFTALVGLKIRPVNLVLPYTFMSMIAIGAMTMFPSTTVLVVGSVLVGFFAAGGVMQLGLTVMGEMFPAGKGTITSIFYTFGSIASFAVPFIGGRISIQNVMWMDTIFAVIGFVIALIVFIRYYQTIDTKASK; encoded by the coding sequence ATGGAGAAAAAATATTTTCCAACCGCTTTGGCTCTATATATTAATTATATTATCCATGGGATTGGTGTTATCATTATCTCACAAAACACGGATGCTTTAGCTTTGCAGTGGCATACGGATACTGCCGGTGTTATGACAGTTGTCTCGATGCTGGGAATCGGCCGGTTAATTGCGATTGTTTTCTCTGGCTATTTGTCTGACTTGTTTGGACGTAAACCTTTTGTTTTCTTGGGAATAGCCAGCTATGTTCTGTACTTCCTTGGCTTGATTTATGCACCGAATATTACTGTAGCTATGATACTGACGGTTATTGCAGGTATTGCTAACTCCTTCTTGGATTCAGGAACCTATCCTGCACTTATGGAATCTTTCCCTAAGCACGCTGGTACAGCGACTGTTTTAATCAAAGCAGCAGTACAAATCGGTCAGTGGATTTTGCCTTGGATTATCATCTTGGCATCGTCATTGAGAATGTATCAACTGTCATTCTATATTGCTGCCGTTGTCTTGATTTTAAATGCTTTCTGGATTTGGAAAGTTCCTTTCCCGGATGAAGATGCTAAAGCAGCTAAGGCAACGGACGAAGCGGTTCCGGAAGAAACGGCAACAGTCTTTAAAGCTAAACCGAACATGTTTATCGAAGGTGCAGCCTTTGTCGTTTATGGTTTCATTTCACAGGCTACCTTCTACACGATTTCTCAATTCATCTCTGCTTATGCTAAAGAAGTTGCCGGTATGTCTAACAATGCAGCGTCACTTTTGCTTTCTTACTATTCAACAGGTACTCTTATCTGTGTGGCCTTTACCGCTTTGGTTGGTTTAAAGATTCGCCCTGTTAACTTGGTTCTGCCTTATACCTTTATGTCTATGATTGCGATTGGTGCAATGACGATGTTCCCATCAACTACAGTTCTTGTAGTTGGTTCTGTGTTGGTCGGTTTCTTTGCAGCTGGCGGTGTTATGCAGCTGGGCTTAACTGTTATGGGTGAAATGTTCCCAGCAGGTAAAGGAACGATTACTTCTATTTTCTATACCTTTGGATCGATTGCATCCTTTGCCGTACCATTTATCGGCGGACGGATTTCTATTCAAAATGTTATGTGGATGGATACTATTTTTGCTGTAATCGGTTTTGTTATTGCCCTTATCGTCTTTATTCGCTACTATCAAACCATTGATACGAAAGCTTCGAAATAA
- a CDS encoding shikimate dehydrogenase: MAERLNGHTLLVSLIATPIRHSLSPTMWNEAFAKKGMDYAYLAFEVGNEQLEDAVKGIRALDIQGSNVSMPNKQKIIPLLDELSPAAEMAGAVNTVVNQKGHLVGHVTDGTGCMRALREEGVEIKDRIVTLTGAGGAGTAIAIQAALDGAKEIRIFNIDDEHYETARENVRKINEKTNTLASVTPLTDQAAFKQSLAESSVYIDATSVGMKPLQDESLINDSDLIRPDLVIFDVVYSPAETKLLRFAREHGAKQAYNGLGMMLYQGAEAFRLITGEDMPIAHVKQALGLN, translated from the coding sequence ATGGCAGAACGCTTAAATGGTCATACGCTCCTTGTCAGTCTTATTGCGACTCCGATTCGTCACAGCCTGTCTCCTACAATGTGGAATGAAGCTTTTGCAAAAAAAGGAATGGACTATGCTTACCTTGCTTTTGAGGTCGGCAATGAGCAGTTAGAAGATGCTGTCAAAGGGATCCGTGCTCTTGATATTCAAGGGTCAAATGTTTCCATGCCTAATAAGCAAAAAATAATTCCTTTGCTGGATGAATTATCGCCGGCTGCAGAAATGGCCGGTGCTGTCAATACCGTGGTGAATCAAAAAGGCCACTTAGTCGGTCATGTAACTGACGGAACGGGCTGTATGCGGGCTCTTCGGGAAGAAGGGGTTGAAATTAAGGACCGGATTGTAACACTCACAGGTGCCGGCGGCGCGGGGACAGCGATTGCTATTCAGGCAGCTCTTGACGGTGCTAAAGAAATTCGTATTTTCAATATTGACGATGAGCACTATGAAACAGCTCGTGAAAATGTGCGTAAAATCAACGAAAAAACGAACACGCTAGCTTCGGTGACCCCGCTTACTGATCAGGCGGCCTTTAAGCAGTCTCTGGCTGAAAGCTCAGTTTATATTGATGCGACAAGCGTCGGTATGAAACCACTCCAAGATGAAAGCCTGATTAATGATTCGGACTTGATCCGTCCAGACCTTGTTATCTTTGATGTTGTTTACAGTCCGGCTGAGACAAAACTCCTTCGTTTTGCCCGCGAACATGGGGCGAAGCAGGCTTATAACGGTCTCGGTATGATGCTCTATCAGGGAGCAGAAGCCTTTCGTTTAATTACCGGCGAGGACATGCCGATTGCTCATGTTAAACAGGCTTTAGGACTGAATTAG
- a CDS encoding MFS transporter has product MYVNYFFQGIASIIISQNLHAFQMRWSASISQVSLVVSAIGLGRLLSLNFSGWFSDRFGRKYTVLLGVLANVFFFVGLVCTKHYLQAFFAALFAGVGNAFLDTSTYPVVNEAFPKEQDNSALSVMNKAFISLGQFILPFVVRWSLHNDIYFGWPFWFCAVGLLLNFCFLLRFSYPDSQAILNKIIVAHEVPKAKIQLEGLALLIFSFVSVSLFNIFVLWIPTFAQETLGVSEENSLLFVSVYSISSLISVFVTSFIVKQKVSIPDLILLCLFLSGGAMLYMLLFPSYLSLIVTSLAVGIFAAGGIWQLGLSVLLEFFPGSKGIVTSFYSFATAVSVMLTPYVTGLMAEKSTYLTFAYNIVLAFIGFLAILVVKVRYTKILKNKGLSSFSLKNGDYKK; this is encoded by the coding sequence TTGTATGTCAATTATTTTTTTCAGGGAATTGCTTCTATCATTATTTCACAGAATCTGCATGCTTTCCAGATGAGGTGGTCTGCCAGTATCAGCCAAGTCAGTTTGGTTGTCAGTGCTATCGGTTTGGGGCGGCTTCTTTCTTTAAATTTTTCGGGCTGGTTTTCTGATCGTTTCGGCAGAAAATATACGGTACTGCTCGGTGTGCTGGCCAATGTTTTCTTTTTTGTCGGTTTAGTCTGCACCAAGCATTATCTGCAGGCATTTTTTGCAGCCTTATTTGCCGGAGTCGGAAATGCCTTTTTGGACACTTCAACTTATCCAGTCGTTAATGAAGCTTTCCCGAAGGAACAGGATAATAGTGCACTCAGTGTTATGAACAAAGCCTTCATTTCACTGGGGCAGTTTATTCTTCCCTTTGTTGTTCGCTGGAGTCTTCATAATGACATTTATTTCGGCTGGCCTTTTTGGTTTTGTGCTGTGGGGCTTCTCCTTAATTTTTGTTTCTTGCTTCGCTTTTCTTATCCGGACAGTCAGGCTATTTTAAACAAAATTATTGTGGCTCATGAAGTGCCTAAAGCTAAAATTCAGCTGGAAGGTTTGGCTTTGTTGATTTTTTCTTTTGTCTCTGTATCGCTCTTTAATATTTTTGTTCTATGGATACCGACTTTTGCTCAGGAAACGCTTGGTGTTTCCGAAGAGAACAGTCTGCTGTTTGTCAGTGTCTACAGTATTTCTTCCCTGATTTCTGTTTTTGTTACGTCTTTTATTGTCAAACAGAAGGTCAGTATTCCTGATTTAATCCTATTGTGTCTGTTCCTGTCAGGCGGTGCGATGCTGTATATGCTGCTTTTCCCATCCTATCTGTCACTAATTGTGACGAGTTTGGCAGTTGGCATTTTTGCAGCTGGCGGTATTTGGCAGCTGGGACTGTCTGTATTGCTGGAGTTTTTCCCTGGCAGTAAAGGGATAGTGACAAGTTTCTATTCTTTTGCGACAGCAGTTTCGGTTATGCTGACGCCTTATGTTACAGGGCTGATGGCAGAAAAATCAACTTATCTTACTTTTGCTTATAATATTGTCTTAGCTTTTATCGGTTTCTTGGCTATTTTGGTAGTTAAAGTCCGTTATACTAAGATTTTAAAGAATAAGGGCCTTTCATCATTCAGCCTAAAGAATGGTGACTATAAAAAATAA
- a CDS encoding LysR family transcriptional regulator, translating into MNIQQLEYFANLAQTEHMTKSAALLNTSQPSLSYTIHELEKELEVPLFEKKGRNIQLTKYGRLYYSYVQAALNQLHLGNEFLKNTVAPFKGQIDFGFIYTMGSLIAPKLTKAFSQHYPQITFHFSQNNSRELLEELDKGNIDIALVSSIEGYPNLNFEAFTEEELVVIVPKKHPLVQREAIALEELAQEKLVYYNQNSGLRHYLDQLFAHFKLTLNPVVEVEEDHTILGFVAQNYGIAVIPNIPSISAYPVKKLPIATQFQPRRIFLATRKKGFISPTVAAFREFCLKEAKDMTS; encoded by the coding sequence ATGAACATTCAACAACTCGAATATTTTGCTAATCTGGCTCAAACAGAACATATGACAAAATCTGCCGCCCTCTTAAATACCTCTCAGCCCAGTCTCAGTTACACTATCCACGAGCTGGAAAAAGAGCTGGAAGTCCCGCTGTTTGAAAAGAAAGGCCGCAATATCCAACTGACAAAATATGGCAGGCTTTATTATTCTTACGTTCAGGCTGCACTTAATCAGCTGCATTTAGGAAATGAGTTTCTGAAAAACACCGTTGCCCCCTTTAAGGGGCAAATCGATTTCGGCTTCATTTATACGATGGGATCGCTGATTGCTCCAAAATTAACCAAAGCCTTTTCACAGCACTATCCTCAAATTACATTTCATTTCAGTCAAAACAACAGTCGGGAACTTCTGGAAGAATTGGACAAAGGCAATATTGATATCGCTCTTGTGTCATCTATTGAAGGCTATCCGAACTTAAATTTTGAAGCTTTTACAGAGGAAGAGCTAGTGGTTATTGTTCCTAAAAAACACCCTTTGGTTCAAAGAGAGGCGATTGCGCTTGAAGAACTGGCTCAGGAAAAACTGGTCTACTACAACCAAAATAGTGGGCTCCGCCACTATTTAGATCAGTTATTTGCTCATTTTAAATTAACACTTAATCCGGTTGTTGAAGTTGAAGAAGATCACACGATTTTGGGCTTTGTCGCTCAAAATTACGGTATTGCCGTCATTCCAAATATTCCATCCATCTCCGCCTATCCTGTTAAAAAATTGCCAATCGCTACTCAGTTCCAGCCAAGGCGCATTTTTCTGGCAACACGCAAAAAAGGCTTTATTTCCCCAACTGTCGCAGCTTTTAGAGAATTTTGCCTTAAGGAAGCTAAAGACATGACATCTTAA